One genomic segment of Scomber japonicus isolate fScoJap1 chromosome 23, fScoJap1.pri, whole genome shotgun sequence includes these proteins:
- the LOC128385270 gene encoding LOW QUALITY PROTEIN: NXPE family member 3-like (The sequence of the model RefSeq protein was modified relative to this genomic sequence to represent the inferred CDS: substituted 2 bases at 2 genomic stop codons) has protein sequence MDFLEIQHKVNSSYPVPRPHQQHRICSFKPLSPEDALEERLLLDSIAWPETPSLSASLSLEKTTHPAHSRFTILPEKGGQQWHVGDQLEVMIKMYDFHGRPKKSGGDVLLARLHNRALGAGVAGKVLDHLNGSYSAVFSLLWEGSAQVEVTLVHPSEAVTVLQRLTREQPDRVYFRSVFRSGSVSESTICNVFLRPTQQPLCNYTDINTGEPWFCYKPKNLSCDARIDHSTGGIKPKLKGKENALFKRGVNLKVSIKASGLTSVNVLPKMKGKPEVKSSSVKSSGYYYKDEWRAIDDTTVNRNLWQHFATVXTXSICPNCVLSVILLDLKEFDLHSSRQVGPFMALDNANNILVTFHCHGPPIRFTGVPVMALHSIANELDRVVGGVNTVVVFGIWAHFSTFPTELYIRRLQNIRRAVVRLLDRAPGTLVVIRTANPKAMTPFVALTMSDWYAMQLDKVLRIMFKGLNVHLVDAWEMVLAHHLPHDLHPPPPIIKNMINVLLSYICPQKRS, from the exons ATGGACTTCCTGGAG ATTCAGCACAAAGTGAACTCCTCCTACCCTGTCCCAAGACCTCACCAGCAACACCGCATCTGCAGCTTCAAACCGTTGTCCCCTGAGGATGCTCTGGAGGAACGCCTCCTATTAGACTCCATTGCTTGGCCTGAAACTCCATCCTTGTCAGCTTCTCTTTCCCTGGAGAAGACCACCCATCCTGCCCACAGCAGATTCACTATTCTCCCAGAGAAGGGTGGACAACAGTGGCACGTAGGGGATCAGCTGGAAGTTATGATCAAAATGTATGACTTCCATGGTCGTCCCAAGAAGTCTGGTGGAGACGTCTTACTCGCCCGCCTGCACAACCGTGCACTTGGTGCAGGTGTGGCTGGGAAAGTGTTGGATCATCTCAACGGCTCCTACTCTGCTGTATTTTCTTTACTCTGGGAGGGAAGCGCACAGGTTGAG GTGACACTGGTTCACCCCAGTGAGGCTGTCACAGTGCTGCAAAGGTTGACCAGAGAACAGCCAGACAGGGTTTATTTTCGGAGCGTCTTCCGTTCAGGCTCAGTCTCTGAATCTACCATCTGCAATGTCTTCCTGCGTCCTACCCAGCAGCCGCTGTGCAACTACACTGACATAAATACAGGTGAACCGTGGTTCTGCTACAAGCCAAAGAACCTGAGCTGTGATGCCAGGATCGACCACTCCACGGGAGGAATCAAGCCAAAACTCAAGGGCAAGGAGAACGCGCTCTTTAAAAG GGGGGTGAACTTGAAAGTCTCCATTAAGGCCTCAGGATTGACCAGTGTCAACGTGTTGCCAAAAATGAAAGGTA AACCAGAGGTAAagagcagcagtgtgaagtCCTCTGGTTATTACTATAAGGATGAGTGGCGAGCCATAGATGATACCACAGTCAACAGAAATCTCTGGCAACATTTTGCTACAGTGTGAACATAATCAATATGTCCCAATTGTGTTCTCTCTGTAATACTTTTAGATCTCAAGGAGTTTGACTTGCACAGCTCGAGACAAGTTGGACCTTTCATGGCCTTAGACAATGCAAACAACATTTTGGTGACATTCCATTGCCACGGCCCCCCTATCCGTTTTACTGGTGTCCCAGTCATGGCGCTGCACTCCATTGCCAATGAACTAGACCGTGTAGTTGGAGGTGTCAACACTGTTGTAGTTTTTGGCATCTGGGCACACTTCAGCACTTTCCCCACAGAGCTCTACATCCGGCGGCTGCAGAACATCCGCAGGGCAGTGGTGCGGCTGCTGGACAGAGCTCCAGGTACACTGGTTGTGATCCGGACCGCAAACCCCAAAGCTATGACGCCTTTTGTAGCGCTGACCATGAGTGACTGGTATGCCATGCAGCTTGACAAGGTGCTCAGGATCATGTTCAAAGGACTGAATGTTCACCTGGTGGATGCCTGGGAGATGGTCTTGGCCCATCACCTGCCACATGACCTCCATCCACCCCCTCCCATTATTAAGAATATGATCAACGTCCTCTTGTCCTACATATGCCCTCAAAAGAGGAGCTAG